The following are encoded in a window of Fluviibacter phosphoraccumulans genomic DNA:
- the ubiG gene encoding bifunctional 2-polyprenyl-6-hydroxyphenol methylase/3-demethylubiquinol 3-O-methyltransferase UbiG, translated as MNAPLQQSTNADPAEVQKFSDLAHRWWDPNSEFKPLHDINPLRTGWIDQAIGLNGKKIIDIGCGGGLLSEAMATEGANVTGIDLSDKALGVAKLHLLESGAKVDYRHIAAETMAAEHPGAFDAVTCLEMLEHVPDPQQTIDACAQLVKHGGDVFLSTLNRNPKAYLFAIIGAEYILNMLPKGTHDYAKFIKPAELVRMARHAGLDLVSMVGMSYNPLTKVYSLGNDTSVNYLVHLRRSV; from the coding sequence TCTCTGATCTCGCCCACCGCTGGTGGGATCCGAACAGCGAATTCAAGCCGCTGCATGACATCAACCCACTGCGTACCGGTTGGATTGACCAGGCCATTGGCCTAAATGGCAAAAAAATCATCGACATCGGTTGTGGTGGCGGCCTACTCTCCGAGGCCATGGCCACTGAAGGTGCCAACGTTACTGGCATCGATCTATCGGACAAAGCGCTGGGCGTTGCCAAACTGCACCTACTGGAAAGCGGCGCGAAGGTTGATTATCGTCACATCGCTGCCGAAACCATGGCTGCCGAGCATCCGGGCGCTTTTGATGCCGTAACCTGTCTGGAAATGCTGGAACATGTGCCCGATCCGCAGCAGACCATTGATGCCTGCGCCCAACTCGTCAAACATGGTGGCGATGTCTTTCTGTCCACCCTCAACCGCAACCCGAAGGCCTATCTGTTCGCCATCATCGGCGCTGAGTACATCCTCAACATGCTGCCTAAAGGCACGCATGACTATGCCAAATTCATCAAACCGGCCGAACTGGTGCGTATGGCGCGCCATGCCGGGCTCGATCTGGTCAGCATGGTGGGTATGAGCTACAACCCGCTCACCAAGGTTTATAGCCTGGGCAATGACACCAGCGTCAACTACCTGGTGCACCTGCGTCGCAGCGTCTAA
- the gph gene encoding phosphoglycolate phosphatase (PGP is an essential enzyme in the glycolate salvage pathway in higher organisms (photorespiration in plants). Phosphoglycolate results from the oxidase activity of RubisCO in the Calvin cycle when concentrations of carbon dioxide are low relative to oxygen. This enzyme is a member of the Haloacid Dehalogenase (HAD) superfamily of aspartate-nucleophile hydrolase enzymes (PF00702).), giving the protein MPKIQAVLFDLDGTVADTAPDLAYAANSLRLADGVPPLPVEILRPLASQGARGLLKEAVGLTPDDAGFEHARLRFLSFYEHNLCVHTKLFPGIAQLLAGIEARKLPWGIVTNKVEFFALPLMQQLGLAQRCAITVGGDTTPNPKPAPDPLLHAAKALNVAPEACLYVGDDLRDIQAAHAAGMTSVAVRWGYLGDGPPIERWHAHHIVKTPKDLHDLLESLC; this is encoded by the coding sequence ATGCCTAAAATCCAGGCCGTACTCTTTGATCTCGATGGCACGGTGGCTGACACAGCACCGGATCTGGCCTATGCCGCCAACAGCTTGCGCCTGGCCGATGGCGTACCACCGCTACCGGTAGAAATATTGCGGCCCCTGGCCTCACAAGGGGCTCGCGGCCTCTTGAAAGAGGCCGTCGGCCTGACACCTGACGATGCAGGCTTTGAGCACGCCCGTTTGCGCTTCCTGTCTTTCTACGAACACAATCTCTGCGTTCATACCAAGCTGTTCCCTGGGATCGCGCAATTGCTAGCGGGTATCGAAGCCCGCAAGCTGCCCTGGGGCATTGTCACCAACAAAGTGGAATTCTTCGCCCTACCCCTGATGCAACAGCTTGGCCTGGCCCAACGTTGCGCCATCACGGTAGGTGGCGATACCACGCCCAACCCCAAACCAGCTCCCGATCCCCTGCTCCACGCCGCCAAAGCACTTAATGTCGCGCCAGAGGCTTGCCTCTACGTGGGTGACGACCTGCGCGATATTCAAGCCGCCCATGCTGCCGGCATGACCAGCGTCGCTGTGCGCTGGGGTTATCTGGGCGATGGACCGCCTATCGAGCGCTGGCACGCCCACCACATTGTGAAGACGCCAAAAGATCTGCACGACCTCCTTGAAAGCCTGTGTTAG